In Archangium violaceum, the following are encoded in one genomic region:
- a CDS encoding zinc metalloprotease, translating to MTRSVFSKGGKFAMILGAVLALGGCTSAEQTPAEEQPTTQQAVPDVRGCATPDLSAEEQSAVEMALAGRVKAQARANGSVNINVYWHVINNGTTSAGNISDAQIASQISVLNSAYANTPFRFTLVSTDRTTNSQWYTCAGGACEKKMKAALRKGGAGDLNIYSNNMGQGLLGWATFPSSYASQPSMDGVVVLYSSLPGGSAAPYNEGDTLTHEAGHWLGLYHTFQGGCANPGDSVSDTAPEASAAFGCPSGRDTCSGGAVDPITNFMDYTDDSCMNTFSAGQNDRMDSLVITYRGL from the coding sequence ATGACCCGTAGCGTTTTCTCGAAGGGTGGAAAGTTCGCGATGATCCTGGGCGCCGTCCTCGCGCTGGGCGGTTGCACCAGCGCCGAGCAGACACCGGCCGAGGAGCAGCCCACCACGCAGCAGGCGGTGCCCGACGTTCGCGGCTGCGCGACTCCTGACCTGTCCGCGGAGGAGCAGTCTGCCGTGGAGATGGCCCTGGCTGGCCGCGTGAAGGCCCAGGCCCGCGCCAACGGCTCGGTGAACATCAACGTCTACTGGCACGTCATCAACAACGGCACCACCTCGGCTGGCAACATCTCGGACGCGCAGATCGCCAGCCAGATCTCCGTGCTGAACTCCGCCTACGCGAACACCCCGTTCCGCTTTACCCTGGTGAGCACGGACCGCACCACCAACTCCCAGTGGTACACCTGCGCTGGCGGCGCCTGCGAGAAGAAGATGAAGGCGGCGCTGCGCAAGGGCGGCGCGGGCGACCTGAACATCTACTCCAACAACATGGGCCAGGGCCTGCTGGGCTGGGCGACCTTCCCCTCCAGCTACGCCTCGCAGCCGAGCATGGACGGCGTGGTCGTCCTGTACTCGTCGCTGCCCGGCGGCTCCGCGGCTCCGTACAACGAGGGCGATACGCTCACCCACGAGGCCGGTCACTGGCTGGGCCTGTACCACACCTTCCAGGGTGGCTGCGCCAACCCGGGTGACAGCGTGAGCGACACCGCTCCCGAGGCCTCCGCCGCCTTCGGCTGCCCGAGCGGCCGCGACACCTGCTCCGGCGGTGCTGTGGACCCCATCACCAACTTCATGGACTACACCGACGACTCGTGCATGAACACGTTCTCGGCCGGTCAGAACGACCGCATGGACTCGCTGGTCATCACGTACCGCGGTCTGTGA
- a CDS encoding zinc metalloprotease, with amino-acid sequence MSRNVVSKGGKFAVMLGAVLALGGCSSSEQKPAEPTTQQAAPEAIHGCATPTPSEQETESVQALLSQHRGALAATGSINIPVYAHVINKGTGISNGDIPDTMIADQLAVLNAAYANTPFRFTLVSTDRTTNSTWYTAGPDTAAEAAMKTALRKGTADDLNMYISSPGGGLLGWATFPNWYAGNPSDDGVVILNTSLPGGSAAPYNLGDTATHEVGHWLGLYHTFQGGCQKTNDYVSDTPAEQSAAYGCPTGRDTCRETGVDPITNFMDYTDDYCMDRFSAGQIARMDSFWSTYRLGK; translated from the coding sequence ATGTCCCGTAACGTTGTCTCGAAGGGTGGAAAGTTCGCGGTGATGCTGGGCGCGGTGCTGGCCCTGGGCGGTTGCAGCAGCTCCGAGCAGAAGCCGGCCGAGCCCACCACGCAGCAGGCGGCCCCCGAGGCGATCCACGGCTGCGCCACGCCGACCCCGTCCGAGCAGGAGACGGAGAGCGTCCAGGCGCTGCTCAGCCAGCACCGCGGCGCGCTGGCGGCCACCGGGTCCATCAACATCCCCGTCTACGCCCACGTCATCAACAAGGGCACGGGCATCTCCAACGGTGACATCCCCGACACGATGATCGCCGACCAGCTGGCGGTGCTGAACGCGGCCTACGCGAACACCCCGTTCCGCTTCACCCTGGTGAGCACGGACCGCACCACCAACAGCACCTGGTACACCGCTGGCCCGGACACCGCGGCCGAGGCGGCGATGAAGACCGCGCTGCGCAAGGGCACCGCCGACGACCTGAACATGTACATCAGCAGCCCCGGTGGCGGCCTGCTCGGCTGGGCGACCTTCCCCAACTGGTACGCCGGAAACCCCTCGGATGACGGCGTGGTCATCCTCAACACCTCGCTGCCCGGCGGCTCCGCGGCCCCCTACAACCTGGGCGACACCGCCACCCACGAGGTGGGACACTGGCTGGGCCTGTACCACACGTTCCAGGGCGGCTGCCAGAAGACCAACGACTACGTGAGCGACACCCCGGCCGAGCAGTCCGCCGCCTACGGCTGCCCGACGGGCCGCGACACCTGCCGCGAAACGGGCGTGGACCCCATCACCAACTTCATGGACTACACGGACGACTACTGCATGGACCGGTTCTCCGCCGGCCAGATTGCCCGCATGGACTCGTTCTGGTCGACCTACCGCCTCGGCAAGTAG
- a CDS encoding zinc metalloprotease, with translation MSRNVFSKSGKFAVVLGAVVALGGCSAEQKPAEEQKPASEQAAPLHGCATPTPSAEEQASVDAFLAGRTNAQAYPVGSITINVYAHVIRKGTGTTNGDIPDSMIASQISVLNAAYANTPFKFALVATDRTTNSTWYTAGPSTSAESSMKNTLRKGTADDLNMYFSSPGGGLLGWATFPSSYTSSPKMDGVVILNTSLPGGSAAPYNLGDTGTHEVGHWLGLYHTFQGGCSTTNDSVSDTPAEQSAAYGCPAGRDTCTTTGVDPIYNFMDYTDDSCMDRFTAGQIARMDSMWASYRYGK, from the coding sequence ATGTCCCGCAACGTTTTCTCGAAGAGTGGCAAGTTCGCGGTGGTCCTGGGTGCCGTCGTCGCGCTGGGTGGTTGCAGCGCCGAGCAGAAGCCGGCCGAGGAGCAGAAGCCGGCATCTGAGCAGGCCGCCCCACTCCACGGCTGTGCCACACCGACTCCGTCCGCCGAGGAGCAGGCCTCCGTCGACGCGTTCCTCGCGGGCCGCACCAACGCGCAGGCCTACCCGGTCGGCTCCATCACCATCAACGTCTATGCCCACGTCATCCGCAAGGGCACGGGCACGACCAACGGTGACATCCCCGACTCGATGATCGCCAGCCAGATCTCCGTGCTGAACGCGGCCTACGCCAACACCCCGTTCAAGTTCGCCCTGGTCGCCACGGACCGCACCACCAACAGCACCTGGTACACCGCTGGCCCGAGCACCAGTGCCGAGTCGTCCATGAAGAACACGCTGCGCAAGGGCACGGCGGACGACCTGAACATGTACTTCAGCAGCCCCGGTGGCGGCCTGCTGGGCTGGGCCACCTTCCCCAGCTCCTACACCTCCAGCCCCAAGATGGACGGCGTGGTCATCCTCAACACCTCGCTGCCCGGCGGCTCCGCGGCCCCCTACAACCTGGGCGACACGGGCACCCACGAGGTCGGCCACTGGCTGGGCCTGTACCACACCTTCCAGGGTGGCTGCTCCACCACCAATGACAGCGTGAGCGACACCCCGGCCGAGCAGTCCGCCGCCTACGGCTGCCCCGCGGGCCGCGACACCTGCACCACCACCGGTGTGGACCCCATCTACAACTTCATGGACTACACCGACGACTCCTGCATGGACCGGTTCACCGCCGGCCAGATCGCCCGCATGGACTCGATGTGGGCCTCCTACCGCTACGGCAAGTAA
- a CDS encoding fatty acyl-AMP ligase, which translates to MSQQPLRRQTGSVRLGPGVGRHASREIPQRAPTHATVAPVQTLSEAVVHWARTRPSQPLFYFADLEEKLTVLTAGDLHHNAQRLGASLRARGVRQGDRVVLSFDTSPEFLESFFACSLVGATPCLIELPSSKVSVQAWGERLRVKLKLLGARGILIDPDFLDLAQESLKDYQAEPGQDAPFAATVKDLDVDAEPFEPPTCGAEDVAFIQFTSGTTDSPKGIQISHRALFANCAAMGEISHWDSDDLMVCWLPLFHDMGLVASTLASFVHGIPTALMPPFGFLLKPSRWLWAIQYFRATSSFGPNFAYQLCVKRIKDAEVEGLDLSSWKRAYNAAEFIHADTVRHFTERFQPYGFEPNAWRPSYGMAEMVVGVSIRDRSEPVRFETLSRSALATKRQAVSLNENGPDALTVLSVGRVLRGIDIRIVDEEGREVPERHEGEILLRGTSLFGGYYKNAEATDSVLRDGWLHTGDLGFLAEGQLFICGRSKDLIIKAGENHHPYTMENAAAQVAGVRAGCVAAVGVANLQTGTEDIVVVCETTETKPDVVRQLCKHVEEMVYQGSGVRPNRVIPVGPHTVPKTTSGKIKRAYIRQNIEAFENLSLLVAPPARQAIVH; encoded by the coding sequence ATGAGCCAGCAACCCCTGCGACGCCAGACGGGGAGCGTGCGACTGGGCCCCGGAGTGGGGCGTCACGCCAGCCGTGAGATTCCCCAGCGCGCGCCCACCCATGCCACCGTGGCGCCGGTACAGACCCTGTCCGAGGCCGTGGTGCACTGGGCGCGCACGCGCCCCTCCCAGCCCCTCTTCTACTTCGCGGACCTCGAGGAGAAGCTCACCGTCCTCACCGCGGGGGACCTGCACCACAACGCTCAGCGCCTGGGCGCCAGCCTGCGCGCCCGCGGCGTGCGTCAGGGCGACCGGGTGGTGCTCTCCTTCGACACCAGCCCCGAGTTCCTCGAGAGCTTCTTCGCCTGCAGCCTGGTGGGCGCCACCCCGTGCCTCATCGAGCTGCCCTCCTCGAAGGTGTCCGTGCAGGCCTGGGGCGAGCGGCTGCGCGTCAAGCTCAAGCTGCTGGGCGCCCGGGGCATCCTCATCGACCCGGACTTCCTGGACCTGGCCCAGGAGTCCCTCAAGGACTACCAGGCCGAGCCGGGCCAGGACGCGCCCTTCGCCGCCACCGTGAAGGACCTGGACGTGGACGCAGAGCCCTTCGAGCCGCCCACCTGCGGCGCCGAGGACGTGGCCTTCATCCAGTTCACCTCCGGCACCACGGACTCGCCCAAGGGCATCCAAATCTCCCACCGCGCCCTCTTCGCCAACTGCGCGGCCATGGGGGAGATCAGCCACTGGGACTCGGATGACCTGATGGTGTGCTGGCTGCCCCTGTTCCACGACATGGGACTGGTGGCCTCCACCCTGGCCTCGTTCGTCCACGGGATTCCGACGGCGCTCATGCCGCCCTTCGGCTTCCTGCTCAAGCCCTCGCGCTGGCTGTGGGCGATTCAGTACTTCCGCGCCACCTCGTCCTTCGGGCCCAACTTCGCCTACCAGCTGTGCGTCAAGCGCATCAAGGACGCCGAGGTGGAGGGGTTGGACCTGAGCTCGTGGAAGCGGGCCTACAACGCCGCCGAGTTCATCCACGCCGACACCGTGCGCCACTTCACCGAGCGCTTCCAGCCGTACGGCTTCGAGCCGAACGCCTGGCGGCCCTCGTACGGCATGGCGGAGATGGTGGTGGGCGTGTCCATCCGCGACCGGAGCGAGCCGGTGCGCTTCGAGACGCTCTCGCGCTCGGCGCTGGCCACGAAGCGTCAGGCCGTGTCCCTCAACGAGAACGGCCCGGACGCGCTCACGGTGCTGAGCGTGGGCCGGGTGCTGCGCGGCATCGACATCCGCATCGTCGACGAGGAGGGCCGGGAAGTGCCCGAGCGCCACGAGGGTGAAATCCTCCTGCGCGGCACCTCGCTCTTCGGCGGCTACTACAAGAACGCGGAGGCCACCGACAGCGTGCTGCGCGACGGCTGGCTGCACACGGGCGACCTGGGCTTCCTCGCCGAGGGCCAGCTCTTCATCTGCGGCCGCAGCAAGGACCTCATCATCAAGGCGGGCGAGAACCACCACCCGTACACCATGGAGAACGCGGCCGCCCAGGTGGCCGGGGTGCGCGCCGGCTGCGTGGCCGCCGTGGGCGTCGCCAACCTCCAGACGGGCACCGAGGACATCGTCGTCGTCTGCGAGACCACCGAGACCAAGCCCGACGTCGTGCGCCAGCTGTGCAAGCACGTGGAGGAGATGGTCTACCAGGGCTCCGGCGTACGCCCCAACCGCGTCATCCCCGTGGGCCCGCACACCGTGCCCAAGACGACCAGCGGGAAGATCAAGCGCGCCTACATCCGGCAGAACATCGAGGCCTTCGAGAACCTCTCCCTGCTGGTGGCGCCCCCGGCCCGTCAGGCCATCGTGCACTGA
- a CDS encoding type III polyketide synthase — protein MSQAPATRPTLLAIGSEFPPFKVTQEEMYEGLLKKWYEKVPNAERIVKNTRVRSRYFAWDPRQALANGSVPTGDRSEVFEKTVLDVAGRSVGKVLAQVDRSKVGSIAMASCTGYMGPTPEYFIAKQFELTSSIRRTFIGHMGCFAAFNVLKVAMDSLAARPDEHVIINCTEFSSLQFRSDANAEQAVIQALFGDTSASAVVGSAPDGEGVQFIRTHTEQIWGTHELMTWNIKNDGFFMTLSPYVPFVIAENIHAYLEKLLGPEKLSVGDVKHWIIHPGGPKIVEMLGKQLKLTEAQLASTWHVLGEYGNCSSATVMLVLEHMLKADKPQRGEYGVMLAFGPGLTVEGALVRF, from the coding sequence ATGAGTCAGGCGCCGGCCACTCGCCCCACGCTGCTGGCCATTGGTAGCGAGTTTCCGCCCTTCAAGGTGACGCAGGAGGAGATGTACGAAGGCCTCCTGAAGAAGTGGTACGAGAAGGTCCCCAACGCCGAGCGCATCGTCAAGAACACGCGCGTGCGCAGCCGCTACTTCGCGTGGGACCCCCGCCAGGCCCTGGCCAACGGCTCGGTGCCCACGGGGGACCGCTCGGAGGTCTTCGAGAAGACGGTGTTGGATGTCGCGGGACGCTCGGTGGGCAAGGTGCTCGCCCAGGTGGACCGCAGCAAGGTGGGCAGCATCGCCATGGCCAGCTGCACCGGCTACATGGGCCCCACCCCCGAGTACTTCATCGCCAAGCAGTTCGAGCTCACCTCGAGCATCCGCCGCACCTTCATCGGTCACATGGGCTGCTTCGCCGCCTTCAACGTGCTGAAGGTGGCGATGGACAGCCTCGCGGCGCGTCCGGACGAGCACGTCATCATCAACTGCACCGAGTTCAGCTCGCTCCAGTTCCGCTCCGACGCCAACGCCGAGCAGGCCGTCATCCAGGCCCTCTTCGGTGACACCAGCGCGTCCGCCGTGGTGGGCAGCGCTCCGGACGGCGAGGGCGTGCAGTTCATCCGCACCCATACCGAGCAGATCTGGGGCACCCACGAGCTGATGACGTGGAACATCAAGAACGACGGCTTCTTCATGACGCTGTCGCCCTACGTTCCCTTCGTCATCGCCGAGAACATCCACGCCTACCTGGAGAAGCTGCTCGGGCCCGAGAAGCTGTCCGTGGGTGACGTGAAGCATTGGATCATCCACCCCGGCGGTCCCAAGATTGTCGAGATGCTCGGCAAGCAGCTCAAGCTGACGGAGGCGCAGCTGGCCTCCACTTGGCACGTGCTGGGCGAGTACGGCAACTGCTCGTCGGCCACCGTCATGCTGGTGCTCGAGCACATGCTCAAGGCGGACAAGCCGCAGCGGGGCGAGTACGGCGTGATGCTGGCCTTCGGCCCCGGGCTGACCGTCGAAGGCGCGCTGGTCCGGTTCTGA
- a CDS encoding acyl carrier protein — translation MDRQQILDHVRNMILTMNSGLFPDDVNEFASMTYDLGMDSLYLESLISRLKEEVADIEFTPWYIKASRRGHDTVGSLVDYIDEHMTASRATGASKSEPAASERQGEQQVEAA, via the coding sequence ATGGACCGGCAGCAGATTCTCGATCACGTCCGCAACATGATCCTCACGATGAACTCCGGTCTGTTCCCGGACGACGTGAACGAGTTCGCCTCGATGACGTATGATCTGGGCATGGACTCCCTGTACCTCGAGTCGCTCATCTCTCGTCTGAAGGAAGAGGTGGCGGATATCGAGTTCACGCCCTGGTACATCAAGGCATCGCGCCGCGGTCACGACACCGTGGGCAGCCTGGTGGATTACATCGACGAGCACATGACGGCCTCCCGCGCCACGGGTGCCTCCAAGAGCGAGCCGGCCGCCTCCGAGCGGCAAGGTGAGCAGCAGGTGGAGGCGGCATGA
- a CDS encoding methyl-accepting chemotaxis protein, whose translation MSSDRPLTKRIFMLFQVLVLPCAPFVAYLVGMVLGLKGDEVPRSVLYFLPPVIIICGNVYPHLLIGYLHRTAIASNPNDLAWSRLARILKFPWRVAFYGQAGSFAIGACIFSLEVCIWFGKSLWLVALGTIIGVAVSLLLAFPVGIIVERWVMPLALEEQGRNPSLRVLQTSFFWLRQSWFLPYAFIVCALSIIVLGGVIVGVQTGLVQQQLVSQLMNSGQHQAAALVSGLTSSLLSELSVPALVLAIMMISLPAVSAWMLARRQEQGSQAVLQAIEYLSIGKVRPPEWVSTDEIGDLAFGLNSIINQLSAVPRALESAATQLAEAGATLRSANDTQRQALTIQATTIQETNVTAQEIKQTSDLTAQRAEAVLNVVTHAEELGRAGSNAIEQTIAGFSVIRDSVHAIRTKMERLHSSAQQIGNITEAVKDLADQSNMLALNAAIEAVRSGEHGKGFGVVAREIRNLADQSIRATGRIRNILEEVGSAINDAVAMTDVGAAQVEGGLDKVKTSGDSLRQLSQMVHESSSAVRQITAAVSQQNSGFAQIFTAIADMSRSMDQSLERLESTQEAAGTLQQVSDQVNQLVRQYRVE comes from the coding sequence TTGAGCAGCGATCGTCCCCTGACCAAGCGCATCTTCATGCTCTTTCAGGTCCTCGTGCTGCCGTGTGCGCCCTTCGTGGCGTATCTGGTGGGCATGGTCCTGGGCCTGAAGGGGGACGAAGTTCCCCGCTCGGTCCTCTACTTCCTGCCGCCGGTCATCATCATCTGCGGCAACGTGTACCCGCATCTGCTCATCGGGTACCTGCACCGCACCGCCATCGCGTCCAACCCGAACGACCTGGCCTGGTCGCGGCTGGCACGCATCCTCAAGTTCCCCTGGCGCGTGGCCTTCTACGGCCAGGCGGGCTCCTTCGCCATCGGCGCGTGCATCTTCAGCCTCGAGGTGTGCATCTGGTTCGGCAAGAGCCTCTGGCTGGTCGCGCTCGGCACCATCATCGGCGTGGCCGTCAGCCTGCTGCTGGCCTTCCCCGTGGGCATCATCGTCGAGCGGTGGGTCATGCCGCTGGCGCTCGAGGAGCAGGGCCGCAATCCGTCCCTGCGCGTGCTGCAGACCAGCTTCTTCTGGCTGCGCCAGTCCTGGTTCCTGCCCTACGCCTTCATCGTCTGCGCGCTCTCCATCATCGTGCTGGGCGGCGTCATCGTCGGCGTGCAGACGGGCCTCGTGCAGCAGCAGCTCGTCTCCCAGCTCATGAACTCCGGCCAGCACCAGGCCGCCGCCCTCGTCAGCGGCCTCACCAGCTCGCTGCTCTCCGAGCTGAGCGTACCCGCGCTGGTGCTCGCCATCATGATGATCTCCCTGCCCGCCGTCTCCGCCTGGATGCTGGCGCGCCGCCAGGAGCAGGGCTCGCAGGCGGTGCTCCAGGCCATCGAGTACCTCTCCATCGGCAAGGTGCGCCCGCCCGAGTGGGTGTCCACCGATGAGATCGGCGACCTGGCCTTCGGCCTCAACTCCATCATCAACCAGCTGAGCGCCGTCCCCCGCGCGCTCGAGAGCGCCGCCACCCAGCTGGCCGAGGCCGGCGCCACCCTGCGCAGCGCCAACGACACCCAGCGTCAGGCCCTCACCATCCAGGCCACCACCATCCAGGAGACGAACGTCACCGCCCAGGAGATCAAACAGACCTCCGACCTCACCGCCCAGCGCGCCGAGGCGGTGCTCAACGTCGTCACCCACGCCGAGGAGCTGGGCCGCGCCGGCTCCAACGCCATCGAGCAGACCATCGCCGGCTTCTCCGTCATCCGCGACTCGGTGCACGCCATCCGCACCAAGATGGAGCGTCTGCACTCCAGCGCCCAGCAGATCGGCAACATCACCGAGGCGGTGAAGGACCTGGCCGACCAGTCCAACATGCTCGCGCTCAACGCCGCCATCGAAGCCGTTCGCTCGGGCGAGCACGGCAAGGGCTTCGGCGTGGTGGCCCGCGAAATCCGCAACCTCGCCGACCAGTCCATCCGCGCCACCGGCCGCATCCGCAACATCCTCGAGGAGGTGGGCAGCGCCATCAACGACGCCGTCGCCATGACGGACGTGGGCGCCGCCCAGGTCGAGGGTGGCCTCGACAAGGTGAAGACCTCCGGCGACAGCCTCCGCCAGCTCTCGCAGATGGTGCACGAGAGCTCCTCCGCCGTGCGGCAGATCACCGCCGCCGTCAGTCAGCAGAATTCCGGCTTCGCCCAGATTTTCACGGCCATCGCCGACATGTCGCGCAGCATGGACCAGTCGTTGGAGCGGCTCGAGTCCACCCAGGAAGCCGCCGGCACCCTCCAGCAGGTGTCCGACCAGGTCAATCAGCTCGTCCGCCAGTACCGCGTCGAGTAG
- a CDS encoding FAD-binding oxidoreductase produces MGTEPASWGRYPRATAQRTSPVTWATDPLPLPAGGGTLLPYGQGRSYGDSCLNEGGTLLTTSRLDRFLDFDPATGVLRCESGVTLDAILRLVTWQGWFLPVTPGTKFVSVGGAIANDVHGKNHHQAGTFGRHVPRFELVRSDGSRRVCSLEENRDWYEATIGGLGLTGLITWADIQLRRMSNPYVLQESFSFSNLDEFLALTRESERDYEFTVAWVDSLGRGRNLGRGLFYRGKHAPPQFDALPLTRSHLSRRGGLTVPFDFPGLALNRLSVATFNWFYYHLQRSKPSQSLVHYDPFFYPLDGVHRWNRIYGRRGFLQFQCVMPVSDAGMAALKEVLDRGARSGMPSFLTVLKMFGDVPSPGWMSFPKRGVTLALDFANRGERTYRLVEELDRVTRQAGGRVYPAKDARMAPENFAAYYPELERFARYVDPTFSSSFWRRVNGLPDSA; encoded by the coding sequence GTGGGAACGGAACCGGCATCCTGGGGACGCTATCCGCGCGCGACGGCGCAGCGGACGAGCCCCGTCACGTGGGCCACGGACCCCCTGCCGCTACCGGCCGGTGGAGGCACGCTGCTGCCCTACGGTCAGGGCCGGAGCTACGGCGACTCGTGCCTCAACGAGGGCGGCACGCTGCTGACGACGTCGCGGCTGGACCGCTTCCTCGACTTCGACCCGGCCACGGGCGTGCTGCGCTGCGAGTCGGGCGTCACCCTGGACGCCATCCTCCGGCTGGTGACGTGGCAGGGCTGGTTCCTCCCGGTGACGCCGGGCACCAAGTTCGTGAGCGTGGGCGGGGCCATCGCCAATGACGTCCACGGCAAGAACCACCACCAGGCGGGCACCTTCGGGCGGCACGTGCCGCGCTTCGAGTTGGTGCGCTCGGACGGCTCGCGGCGGGTGTGCTCGCTCGAGGAGAACCGGGACTGGTACGAGGCCACCATCGGCGGCCTCGGGCTCACCGGGCTCATCACCTGGGCGGACATCCAACTGCGGCGGATGAGCAACCCGTATGTCCTCCAGGAGTCCTTCTCCTTCTCCAACCTGGACGAGTTCCTCGCGCTCACTCGCGAGTCGGAGCGGGACTACGAGTTCACCGTGGCGTGGGTGGACAGCCTGGGACGGGGGCGCAACCTGGGCAGGGGCCTGTTCTACCGGGGCAAACACGCGCCGCCGCAGTTCGACGCGCTGCCGCTGACGCGAAGCCACCTGTCCCGCCGCGGCGGGCTGACGGTGCCCTTCGACTTCCCGGGCCTCGCGCTCAACCGGCTGTCGGTGGCGACCTTCAACTGGTTCTACTACCACCTGCAGCGCAGCAAGCCGTCCCAGTCCCTGGTGCACTACGACCCGTTCTTCTACCCCCTGGACGGGGTGCACCGGTGGAACCGCATCTACGGACGCCGGGGCTTCCTCCAGTTCCAGTGCGTGATGCCGGTGAGCGACGCGGGCATGGCGGCACTCAAGGAGGTGCTCGACCGGGGCGCGCGCAGCGGCATGCCCAGCTTCCTCACGGTGCTGAAGATGTTCGGCGACGTGCCCTCACCGGGGTGGATGAGTTTCCCCAAGCGAGGGGTGACGCTGGCGCTGGACTTCGCCAACCGGGGCGAGCGCACGTACCGGCTGGTGGAGGAGCTGGACCGGGTGACTCGCCAGGCGGGCGGGCGGGTATACCCGGCCAAGGACGCTCGGATGGCCCCGGAGAACTTCGCGGCCTACTACCCGGAGCTCGAGCGCTTCGCCCGGTACGTGGACCCGACCTTCTCCTCGTCCTTCTGGCGCCGGGTGAACGGCCTCCCGGACTCCGCGTGA
- a CDS encoding class I SAM-dependent methyltransferase has protein sequence MRLGLKADSLLERVADWLNLAPKPLAHAFFGMMASRTLMAGERLGLFAALADGSATVEELAARLKLSPEGTRALLEALEACEAVERKKGRYRMADSARRWLDPRSPQYVGGFLDFNYTQWEWWSHLEDAIRTGEAVDIHHFAPDDPRWRSYIHAMHQMARLSAPEVARSIPLPRGARQVLDLGGAHGWYAAELCRRHRGLKATVLDLEGSVRVGREIIARAGLSHVVTHKEGDILTSDLGGPYDAVLLFQVVHHLSPAQNVALLRRVRTALAHKGTLAVLEYLREDAEQPPSSAPLIGLHYFLTSKAAAYAPAEVEGFLDDAGFRIESVRPVRHLPLQTLLIARPE, from the coding sequence ATGAGGCTCGGGCTCAAGGCGGACAGCCTGCTGGAGCGCGTGGCGGACTGGCTGAACCTGGCGCCCAAGCCGCTGGCGCACGCCTTCTTCGGGATGATGGCGTCGCGCACGCTGATGGCCGGGGAGCGGCTGGGCCTCTTCGCGGCGCTCGCCGACGGCTCGGCCACCGTGGAGGAGCTGGCGGCGCGGCTGAAGCTGTCCCCGGAGGGCACGCGCGCGCTCCTGGAGGCGCTCGAGGCGTGCGAGGCCGTGGAGCGCAAGAAGGGCCGCTACCGCATGGCCGACAGCGCCCGGCGCTGGTTGGATCCGCGCTCGCCGCAGTACGTGGGCGGCTTCCTGGACTTCAACTACACCCAGTGGGAGTGGTGGAGCCACCTGGAGGACGCCATCCGCACCGGCGAGGCGGTGGACATCCACCACTTCGCTCCGGACGACCCGCGCTGGCGCTCCTACATCCACGCCATGCACCAGATGGCGCGGCTGTCCGCGCCCGAGGTGGCCCGCTCGATTCCCCTGCCCCGGGGCGCGCGGCAGGTGTTGGACCTCGGGGGCGCGCACGGCTGGTACGCCGCGGAGCTGTGCCGCCGGCACCGGGGGTTGAAGGCCACGGTGCTGGACCTGGAGGGCAGCGTCCGGGTGGGGCGTGAAATCATCGCCCGGGCGGGCCTGTCGCACGTGGTGACGCACAAGGAGGGAGACATCCTCACCTCGGACCTGGGGGGCCCCTACGACGCGGTGCTGCTCTTCCAGGTGGTGCACCACCTGTCGCCCGCGCAGAACGTGGCCCTGCTGCGCCGGGTGCGCACCGCGCTGGCGCACAAGGGGACGCTGGCGGTGCTCGAGTACCTGCGCGAGGACGCCGAGCAGCCGCCGAGCTCCGCGCCCCTCATCGGCCTGCACTACTTCCTCACCTCGAAGGCGGCGGCGTACGCGCCCGCGGAGGTGGAGGGCTTCCTGGACGACGCGGGCTTCCGCATCGAGAGCGTCCGGCCGGTGCGCCACCTGCCCCTGCAGACGCTCCTCATCGCCCGCCCCGAGTGA
- a CDS encoding MXAN_6627.5 family MYXO-CTERM protein has protein sequence MKAPLPTRNGLSRLALTLTLLLPLAGRAQDAGNPDAGSVFDVPDGSVGGGGADRDNPEGDDSTGRPGGACRSSVECASRFSCVQGQCRYTGIRQAERVGCLLGPEDTLAVAGLGLVVAARRRGRQEGR, from the coding sequence ATGAAGGCCCCTCTCCCGACCCGCAACGGCCTGTCGCGCCTCGCCCTCACCCTGACCCTGCTCCTCCCCCTGGCGGGACGAGCCCAGGACGCCGGCAACCCGGACGCGGGCAGCGTGTTCGACGTCCCGGACGGCTCGGTGGGCGGCGGAGGCGCGGATCGGGACAACCCCGAGGGTGATGACTCCACGGGCCGTCCCGGTGGGGCCTGCCGCAGCAGCGTCGAGTGCGCCTCGCGCTTCAGCTGCGTCCAGGGCCAGTGCCGCTACACCGGCATCCGCCAGGCCGAGCGCGTGGGCTGTCTGCTGGGCCCGGAGGACACCCTGGCCGTGGCGGGCCTGGGGCTGGTGGTGGCGGCGCGGCGGCGCGGCCGCCAGGAGGGACGATGA